The Oscillospiraceae bacterium genome has a segment encoding these proteins:
- the rpmG gene encoding 50S ribosomal protein L33, with the protein MRVKITLACTECKQRNYNTMKNKKNTPDRLEMNKYCRFCKKHTLHRETK; encoded by the coding sequence ATGAGAGTTAAGATTACCTTAGCTTGCACAGAGTGCAAACAGCGCAACTACAACACAATGAAGAACAAGAAGAATACGCCCGACAGACTTGAGATGAACAAGTACTGCCGTTTCTGCAAAAAGCATACCTTGCACAGAGAAACGAAATAA
- a CDS encoding DUF1648 domain-containing protein — translation MKIKNTKTDILLNIAAVTCLAAVTLYLLVRWSQIPMTIPGHYAADGQIDSWTPRTTLWQLPVLGWVLYVLITILEQFPGIWNTGVTVTEENRTAVYRTLKTMIGWVKLAVSALLSLVALASLGNGYKIFLVLAAVGLLATFGLVIYFVRRLLQLK, via the coding sequence ATGAAAATCAAAAACACAAAAACGGATATTTTGTTAAACATAGCGGCGGTGACCTGCCTGGCAGCCGTTACCCTGTACCTGCTGGTGCGCTGGTCGCAAATTCCCATGACCATTCCCGGGCACTATGCTGCCGACGGCCAAATAGACAGTTGGACCCCCCGCACCACCCTGTGGCAGCTGCCGGTGCTGGGGTGGGTGCTGTATGTGCTGATCACGATTTTAGAGCAGTTCCCCGGGATTTGGAACACCGGCGTGACCGTAACGGAGGAGAACCGCACCGCCGTCTACCGCACATTAAAGACCATGATCGGCTGGGTAAAGCTGGCGGTGAGCGCCCTGCTCTCTTTGGTGGCGCTGGCCTCCCTGGGCAATGGATATAAGATTTTTCTTGTACTGGCCGCCGTGGGTCTGCTGGCCACCTTTGGGCTGGTGATCTACTTTGTCCGCCGCCTGTTGCAGTTGAAGTAA
- the secE gene encoding preprotein translocase subunit SecE: protein MADEKKASAKPEKSSKPAKKSDAKADKSKAKKAKKNPFKSIGSFFKSVKSEGKKVVWSDGKNVLKNTLTVLVVVIIVGVCIYLVDTGLTLGMKGIKSLKTNSETTTAASETTTQKTTSAALAEATTEQTTK from the coding sequence ATGGCTGACGAAAAGAAAGCGTCTGCAAAGCCGGAAAAGAGCAGCAAGCCTGCCAAAAAGTCCGACGCCAAGGCAGATAAGTCAAAGGCAAAAAAAGCCAAGAAAAATCCGTTCAAATCCATTGGTTCATTCTTCAAAAGCGTAAAATCAGAGGGTAAAAAAGTCGTTTGGTCAGACGGTAAGAACGTGCTCAAAAACACCTTAACCGTACTGGTAGTCGTGATCATCGTCGGCGTGTGCATTTATTTGGTAGACACCGGCCTGACCCTGGGTATGAAGGGCATTAAGAGCCTGAAGACCAACAGCGAGACCACCACCGCTGCCAGCGAAACCACTACCCAGAAAACCACTTCGGCGGCTTTGGCTGAGGCCACCACCGAACAGACCACCAAATAA
- the rplJ gene encoding 50S ribosomal protein L10 has protein sequence MPSTAVLEMKKQQVAALSDRIKNSCAGVVVDYKGITVSDDTQLRHELREAGVHYTVVKNTLLGRAAEAAGLEGLESVLEGTTAIATCDDDYVASARILQKFADGHDNFAIKSGYLDGKVIALDEVIALSKLPSREAMLAQIASLVVEPIACIARAVAALEEKGGATPVAAEVEEAPAEAAPAEEAPAEETAE, from the coding sequence ATGCCAAGTACAGCAGTTCTTGAAATGAAAAAGCAGCAGGTTGCCGCTCTTTCTGACCGGATCAAGAATTCCTGCGCCGGTGTAGTGGTTGACTACAAAGGCATCACCGTGTCCGATGACACGCAGTTGCGTCACGAGCTGCGTGAGGCCGGTGTGCACTACACTGTCGTAAAGAACACCCTTTTGGGCAGAGCAGCTGAGGCTGCCGGTCTGGAAGGCCTTGAGTCTGTGTTGGAAGGCACCACCGCCATCGCCACCTGTGACGATGACTATGTGGCATCTGCCCGCATTCTGCAAAAGTTTGCAGACGGCCACGACAATTTTGCCATTAAGTCCGGTTATCTGGACGGCAAAGTGATCGCTCTGGACGAGGTTATTGCGCTTTCCAAGCTGCCTTCCAGAGAGGCCATGCTGGCTCAGATCGCAAGTCTTGTTGTTGAGCCCATCGCCTGCATTGCCCGTGCCGTTGCAGCACTGGAAGAAAAGGGCGGTGCAACACCCGTCGCTGCAGAGGTCGAAGAGGCTCCCGCAGAGGCTGCTCCCGCTGAGGAAGCTCCTGCTGAAGAAACAGCAGAATAA
- a CDS encoding aminoacetone oxidase family FAD-binding enzyme — translation MRVLIVGGGAAGLCCAIRLRQLDPALQVTVLERLEQPGKKLLATGNGRCNLTNMQAPHSRAVLDFFASLGLMTRQEDLGRVYPYSLRAATVQNLLLDACRTLGVRLVTGCRVEKILPGFTVQTDKGAFAGDKVVVACGGQAQPALGSDGSGYALLQDLGHSCTPLYPALVQLTSSSKYPRKLKGQRTRAAVAVTLDGETVAKSQGEVLFTDYGLSGIAVMDVSWAVGQNFARPWPQKCCAVLDLVPEWSENQLLSYLRQFGSLRGILSAEVTEILEKQAAGDPARLVQIAKHWQLIVTGTKGYAFAQITGGGVPRTELEGFASRRVPGLYIVGEVLDEQQPCGGYNLNFAFYSGLAAAGQIVEKRNDTSK, via the coding sequence ATGCGGGTACTGATCGTGGGCGGCGGCGCAGCGGGATTGTGCTGTGCCATACGGTTGCGGCAACTGGACCCGGCGCTGCAGGTCACGGTACTGGAGCGGCTGGAGCAGCCGGGCAAAAAGCTGCTGGCTACCGGCAACGGCCGGTGCAATTTGACCAATATGCAGGCGCCCCACAGCCGGGCGGTGCTGGATTTCTTTGCCTCTCTCGGTTTGATGACCCGACAGGAGGATTTGGGGCGCGTATATCCTTACAGCCTGCGGGCAGCCACGGTGCAAAATTTGCTGCTGGACGCCTGCCGCACCTTGGGCGTGCGCTTGGTTACCGGCTGCCGGGTGGAAAAGATCCTCCCCGGCTTTACGGTGCAGACGGATAAGGGCGCCTTTGCCGGTGACAAGGTGGTGGTGGCCTGCGGCGGGCAGGCGCAGCCGGCACTGGGCAGCGATGGCAGCGGCTATGCCTTGCTGCAAGATCTGGGTCACAGCTGTACACCCCTGTATCCGGCGCTGGTGCAGCTGACCTCCTCCAGCAAATACCCTCGCAAGCTCAAGGGGCAGCGCACCCGAGCGGCAGTAGCCGTCACTTTGGACGGTGAAACCGTGGCGAAGAGTCAGGGCGAGGTGCTGTTTACCGATTACGGTTTGTCCGGCATTGCGGTGATGGATGTAAGCTGGGCGGTGGGGCAGAACTTTGCCCGCCCCTGGCCGCAAAAGTGCTGCGCAGTGCTGGATTTGGTCCCGGAGTGGAGCGAAAATCAGCTCTTGTCTTACCTGCGGCAATTCGGCTCCCTGCGAGGGATCCTCAGCGCAGAGGTGACGGAGATTTTGGAAAAACAGGCGGCGGGCGACCCGGCTCGGCTGGTGCAGATCGCCAAGCACTGGCAGCTGATCGTTACCGGCACCAAGGGCTACGCCTTTGCCCAGATCACCGGCGGCGGTGTGCCCCGGACGGAATTAGAGGGCTTTGCCTCTCGGCGGGTGCCCGGGCTGTATATTGTGGGCGAGGTGCTGGACGAGCAGCAGCCCTGCGGCGGTTATAATTTGAATTTTGCCTTTTACAGCGGTCTGGCGGCCGCCGGGCAGATAGTGGAGAAGCGGAATGATACGAGTAAGTGA
- the rplA gene encoding 50S ribosomal protein L1, translating into MKHGKKYVDGAKLVDRSNLYDSAEALDLAVKTATAKFDETIEAHIRLGVDSRHADQQVRGAVVLPNGTGKTVRVAVFAKGDLAKAATEAGADIVGDADLVEKIQGGWMDFDVAVASPDMMGFVGRLGKVLGPRGLMPSPKAGTVTMDVAKAVTEAKAGKIEYRLDKTNIIHCPIGKASFGQEKLLENFNALLDAIIKAKPAALKGQYIKSVAVASTMGPGVRINPNKVGTVSAQ; encoded by the coding sequence ATGAAACACGGAAAGAAATATGTGGACGGCGCCAAGCTGGTAGACCGCTCCAATCTGTATGATAGCGCTGAGGCACTTGACCTGGCTGTTAAGACCGCCACAGCTAAATTTGACGAAACCATTGAAGCACACATTCGCCTGGGCGTTGACTCCCGTCACGCTGATCAGCAGGTGCGTGGCGCTGTGGTGCTGCCCAACGGCACCGGTAAAACCGTGCGCGTGGCTGTATTTGCCAAGGGCGACCTGGCCAAGGCTGCTACCGAGGCCGGCGCTGACATCGTTGGCGACGCTGACCTGGTAGAGAAGATCCAGGGCGGCTGGATGGACTTTGATGTGGCCGTTGCCAGCCCGGATATGATGGGCTTCGTTGGTCGTTTGGGTAAAGTGCTGGGCCCCCGCGGTCTGATGCCCTCTCCCAAGGCCGGCACCGTAACCATGGATGTGGCTAAGGCTGTAACCGAGGCTAAGGCCGGTAAGATCGAGTACCGTCTGGACAAGACCAACATCATTCACTGCCCCATCGGCAAGGCTTCCTTTGGGCAGGAGAAGCTGCTGGAGAACTTCAACGCTCTGCTGGACGCCATCATCAAGGCAAAGCCGGCTGCACTGAAGGGTCAGTATATTAAGTCCGTTGCCGTGGCTTCCACCATGGGCCCCGGCGTGCGTATCAACCCCAACAAAGTTGGTACTGTTTCTGCTCAATAA
- the pstB gene encoding phosphate ABC transporter ATP-binding protein PstB: MTAFSVQNLNLYYGDFQALKSITLEIPARQITALIGPSGCGKSTLLRCLNRMNDTINTCRIDGKVLLHGADIYAKKTDVNLLRRRVGMVFQKPNPFPLSVYDNIAYGPRTHGRRKKRELDQIVEQALRSAAIWDEVKDKLKKSALALSGGQQQRLCIARALAVEPDVLLMDEPTSALDPISTAKIEELALELKKKYTIAIVTHNMQQAARISDQTAFFLLGEMVECAPTKTLFDTPTDPRTRDYITGRFG, from the coding sequence ATGACTGCATTCTCTGTGCAAAACTTAAACTTATATTACGGTGACTTCCAGGCGCTGAAAAGCATCACTCTGGAGATCCCGGCGCGGCAAATCACCGCCCTGATCGGCCCTTCCGGCTGCGGCAAATCCACCCTGCTGCGGTGTCTGAACCGCATGAACGATACCATCAACACCTGCCGCATAGACGGCAAAGTGCTGCTCCACGGCGCAGATATTTATGCCAAAAAGACAGATGTGAACCTGCTGCGCCGCCGGGTGGGTATGGTATTTCAAAAGCCAAACCCCTTTCCTCTGTCCGTCTATGACAACATCGCCTACGGCCCCCGCACCCACGGCAGGCGAAAAAAGCGGGAGCTGGACCAAATTGTGGAACAGGCGCTGCGCAGCGCCGCCATTTGGGACGAAGTGAAGGACAAACTGAAAAAAAGCGCCCTGGCCCTGTCCGGCGGGCAGCAGCAACGGCTGTGCATTGCCCGGGCACTGGCAGTGGAGCCGGATGTGCTGCTGATGGACGAACCCACCTCTGCCCTGGACCCTATTTCCACCGCCAAAATTGAGGAGCTGGCGCTGGAGCTGAAAAAGAAGTACACCATCGCCATTGTAACCCACAATATGCAGCAGGCTGCCCGGATCAGCGACCAAACCGCTTTTTTTCTGCTGGGAGAGATGGTGGAGTGCGCCCCGACCAAGACGCTGTTTGACACCCCCACCGACCCCCGCACCCGGGACTACATTACCGGTCGCTTCGGATAA
- a CDS encoding calcium-translocating P-type ATPase, PMCA-type, whose protein sequence is MQAFTAEKTELLATYGADANRGLTEAQAQKNKEQYGANALTRRKPDSLLKRLWDAATEPMLLMLIAAGLIALAVNIVRRVTGGEADFLECVGVFVAIALSVVISVVMEGRSAKAFEALSKINADMTVRAVRDGQTVTLQSALLAVGDVVLLSAGDKVPADGRLLESTALRVDESALTGESFPVKKDSELVLTDEKTPLAERANMLYSGTFVTEGNGRLLVTAVGDATEFGKIAGELGNAEKSSTPLQEKLARLGKTITVLGVIAAGIVFAAQLIFFALHGGLHLEAVMEAFITSIVLIVAAVPEGLPTIVAVSLSINIIKLSKQNALVKKMIASETIGCISVICSDKTGTLTENKMTVRAFYDTRWHKEAAALQNEYLTHNICLNTTADLAPDGGFIGNPTECAMLRFFEQADTGNTYRREREDHTRLCAFPFSSELKHMTTISNVDGRILSYVKGSPECVLDMCALKPDRLAELCRVLVQAEEQAMRVIAFAHKELAEMEDFSAKEAHRRMESDMVFDGFVAIADPLRSDVYDAVAACRSAGVGVKILTGDNIVTATAIAKELDLLADGCVALEAKEVEEMSDRRLQKMLPKISVIARSTPTVKMRVVKLLKARGDVVAVTGDGINDAPALKNADVGIAMGISGTEVSKEASDIVLLDDSFATIVKAVEWGRNIYENFKRFISFQLTVNIASVICVFVSVLMGLPAPFTALQLLWINIIMDGPPALTLGLEPGYSDLMRRRPTNRSENIISKGMLARITATGVYMSVVFLLQYKLNFLGAAQGEMTTVLFTLFVLFQLFNAFNCRELHSESIFCHLFKNKLMLLVVGCTFVLQVLIIQFAGAFFGTVPLGITMWGKLFALAFSVIVLSEVIKVFARLFQKKKA, encoded by the coding sequence ATGCAGGCATTTACCGCAGAAAAAACGGAGCTGCTGGCAACCTACGGTGCAGACGCGAACCGGGGGCTGACAGAAGCGCAGGCACAGAAAAACAAAGAACAGTACGGCGCCAACGCCCTCACCCGACGCAAGCCGGACTCGCTGCTGAAGCGTCTTTGGGATGCAGCCACGGAGCCGATGCTCTTAATGCTTATTGCAGCCGGGCTGATCGCCCTGGCGGTGAACATTGTGCGCCGGGTTACCGGCGGCGAGGCGGACTTTTTGGAGTGCGTGGGCGTGTTCGTAGCCATTGCTTTGTCTGTGGTGATCAGCGTAGTGATGGAGGGGCGCAGCGCCAAGGCGTTTGAGGCCCTGTCCAAAATCAACGCGGATATGACCGTGCGCGCGGTGCGGGACGGCCAAACCGTTACCCTGCAAAGCGCCCTTCTGGCGGTGGGCGATGTGGTGTTGCTGTCTGCCGGAGACAAGGTGCCGGCGGACGGACGGCTGCTGGAGAGCACCGCTTTGCGGGTGGATGAATCTGCCCTTACCGGTGAGAGCTTTCCGGTGAAGAAAGACAGCGAACTGGTGCTTACGGACGAAAAAACGCCCTTGGCGGAGCGGGCCAATATGCTTTATAGCGGCACATTCGTTACCGAGGGGAACGGACGGCTGCTGGTGACGGCGGTGGGCGACGCTACGGAATTTGGCAAGATCGCCGGCGAGCTGGGCAATGCAGAAAAAAGCAGCACCCCCTTGCAGGAGAAGCTGGCCCGCCTGGGCAAGACCATTACCGTGCTTGGCGTGATTGCAGCGGGCATTGTGTTTGCGGCTCAGCTGATTTTCTTTGCCCTCCACGGCGGTCTGCATTTGGAGGCGGTGATGGAGGCGTTCATCACCAGTATCGTGCTGATTGTGGCGGCGGTGCCGGAGGGACTGCCCACCATTGTGGCGGTGTCTCTGTCTATCAATATTATCAAGCTAAGTAAGCAAAACGCCCTGGTGAAGAAGATGATCGCCTCGGAGACCATCGGCTGTATCAGTGTGATCTGCTCGGACAAGACCGGTACTTTAACGGAAAACAAGATGACCGTGCGTGCCTTTTATGACACCCGGTGGCATAAAGAAGCGGCAGCGTTGCAAAACGAATACCTGACCCATAATATCTGCCTGAACACCACGGCAGACTTGGCACCGGACGGCGGCTTTATCGGCAATCCCACGGAGTGCGCTATGCTGCGGTTCTTTGAGCAGGCAGATACCGGCAACACCTACCGTCGGGAGCGGGAGGACCACACCCGGCTGTGCGCGTTTCCTTTCTCGTCCGAGCTCAAGCACATGACCACCATTTCCAATGTGGACGGGCGCATTCTCTCTTATGTAAAGGGCAGCCCGGAGTGCGTGCTGGATATGTGTGCCTTGAAACCTGACCGTCTGGCGGAACTGTGCCGGGTGCTGGTGCAGGCAGAGGAGCAAGCCATGCGGGTGATCGCCTTTGCCCATAAGGAGTTGGCGGAGATGGAGGACTTCTCTGCAAAGGAGGCCCACCGCCGAATGGAAAGCGATATGGTCTTTGACGGCTTTGTGGCCATTGCGGACCCGCTGCGCAGCGATGTGTACGACGCTGTGGCCGCCTGCCGCAGCGCCGGGGTGGGGGTGAAGATTCTTACCGGTGACAATATCGTTACCGCCACCGCCATTGCCAAGGAACTGGATCTGCTGGCGGACGGTTGTGTGGCACTGGAAGCCAAAGAAGTGGAAGAAATGAGCGACCGCCGGCTGCAAAAAATGCTGCCCAAGATCAGCGTGATTGCTCGCAGCACCCCTACGGTGAAAATGCGGGTGGTGAAGCTGCTGAAAGCACGGGGTGATGTGGTGGCTGTCACCGGCGACGGGATCAACGACGCACCGGCGCTGAAGAACGCTGATGTGGGGATCGCCATGGGCATTTCCGGCACGGAGGTGTCCAAGGAAGCCAGCGATATTGTGCTGTTGGACGACTCCTTTGCCACCATCGTTAAGGCCGTGGAATGGGGCCGCAATATTTATGAGAACTTTAAGCGGTTCATCAGCTTTCAGCTGACGGTGAATATTGCCTCTGTGATTTGCGTATTTGTGTCTGTTCTAATGGGGCTGCCGGCGCCCTTTACCGCCTTGCAGCTGCTGTGGATCAATATTATTATGGACGGCCCGCCGGCCCTGACCTTGGGACTGGAGCCTGGATACAGTGACCTGATGCGCCGCCGCCCCACCAACCGCAGCGAGAATATTATCTCCAAGGGTATGCTGGCGCGGATCACCGCTACCGGCGTGTATATGAGCGTGGTGTTCCTGCTGCAATACAAGCTGAATTTCCTGGGTGCTGCCCAGGGCGAGATGACCACCGTGCTGTTCACCCTGTTTGTGCTGTTTCAGCTGTTTAATGCCTTTAACTGCCGGGAACTACACAGCGAGAGTATCTTTTGCCACCTGTTTAAGAACAAGCTGATGCTGTTGGTCGTGGGCTGCACCTTTGTGCTGCAAGTGCTGATCATCCAGTTTGCCGGTGCGTTTTTTGGCACCGTACCCCTGGGGATCACCATGTGGGGCAAGCTGTTTGCTCTGGCATTCTCCGTTATCGTCCTTTCTGAGGTCATTAAGGTTTTTGCCCGTCTGTTCCAAAAGAAAAAGGCATAA
- the rplK gene encoding 50S ribosomal protein L11: MAQKVVGLIKLQIPAGKATPAPPVGPALGQHGVNIVAFTKDFNERTKNDAGLIIPVVITVYEDRSFTFITKTPPAAVLIKKACGIDKASGVPNKNKVATITKEQVQKIAETKMPDLNAASLEAAMSMIAGTARSMGIVVED; this comes from the coding sequence ATGGCACAGAAGGTAGTAGGTTTAATTAAACTTCAGATCCCGGCCGGTAAGGCGACCCCTGCCCCCCCGGTTGGCCCGGCTCTCGGTCAGCACGGTGTAAACATCGTGGCTTTCACCAAGGACTTTAACGAGAGAACCAAGAACGACGCCGGCCTGATCATTCCCGTAGTGATCACCGTTTATGAAGATCGTTCTTTCACTTTCATCACCAAGACCCCGCCCGCAGCCGTTCTCATCAAGAAGGCTTGCGGCATTGACAAGGCTTCCGGCGTTCCCAACAAGAACAAGGTAGCCACCATCACCAAGGAGCAGGTCCAGAAGATCGCTGAGACCAAAATGCCCGACCTGAACGCAGCTTCTCTGGAGGCCGCTATGTCCATGATCGCCGGCACTGCTCGCAGCATGGGTATTGTAGTAGAAGACTGA
- the pstA gene encoding phosphate ABC transporter permease PstA, with amino-acid sequence MEAKLKRRKNARAALVRAALWACVLFTAGVFLLLVAYVLVRGVPHLRLSMFSPTYTTENLSMLPAILNTLTMTGVTLLIAVPLGVGAAIYLTEYAKPGNRLVPPIRLTTETLAGIPSIVYGLFGYLVFVKALHLRLSLLSGALTLAIMILPTIMRTTEEALRSIPQSYREASFGLGAGRLRTVFVILLPTALPGILGGVLLSVGRIVGETAALIYTAGTVAKIAGLTDGGRTLAVHMYALIGEGLYTDAAYATAVVLLAVVILLNALSDLLLGKHKKGDSQ; translated from the coding sequence ATGGAAGCGAAATTAAAGCGCCGCAAAAACGCCCGCGCCGCACTGGTGCGGGCCGCCCTGTGGGCCTGTGTGCTGTTCACTGCCGGGGTATTCCTGCTGCTGGTGGCGTATGTGCTGGTACGGGGCGTGCCCCATCTGCGGCTGTCTATGTTCAGCCCCACTTATACCACGGAGAACCTGTCCATGCTGCCGGCCATTCTAAACACCCTGACCATGACCGGTGTGACCCTGCTGATTGCCGTGCCCCTGGGGGTGGGCGCCGCCATTTACCTGACGGAATATGCCAAGCCCGGCAACCGGCTGGTGCCGCCCATTCGCCTAACCACAGAGACCTTGGCAGGTATTCCCTCCATTGTGTACGGTCTGTTCGGCTACCTGGTGTTTGTAAAGGCATTGCACCTGCGTCTGTCGCTGCTGTCCGGAGCGCTGACCCTGGCCATTATGATCCTGCCCACCATTATGCGTACCACGGAGGAGGCTCTGCGCAGCATACCCCAAAGCTACCGGGAGGCCAGCTTTGGCCTGGGTGCCGGACGGCTGCGCACGGTGTTTGTAATTCTGCTGCCTACGGCGCTGCCGGGTATTCTCGGCGGCGTCCTGCTGTCCGTAGGCCGCATTGTGGGTGAGACCGCCGCCCTGATCTACACCGCCGGCACGGTAGCCAAAATCGCCGGGCTCACCGACGGCGGGCGCACCTTGGCGGTACACATGTACGCCCTCATCGGGGAGGGACTTTATACGGACGCCGCCTATGCCACTGCCGTGGTGTTGTTGGCGGTGGTCATATTGCTTAACGCCCTGTCCGATCTGCTACTGGGCAAACACAAGAAAGGAGACAGCCAATGA
- the nusG gene encoding transcription termination/antitermination protein NusG translates to MEEAKWYVAHTFSGYENKVASNIETVVENRNLHDWIQDVVVPTETVVEIKDDGTKKEVERKIFPGYVLIKMVMNDDSWYVVRNTRGCTGFVGPESKPVPLTEEEVRKLGVEKVTVEVHYAVGDLVNVIDGPLEGFSGTVDAIDIPNNSAQVTVSMFGRETSVDFELDQLEKVKD, encoded by the coding sequence ATGGAAGAAGCAAAATGGTATGTTGCCCACACCTTTTCCGGTTATGAGAACAAGGTAGCCAGCAACATTGAGACCGTGGTAGAGAACCGCAACCTGCACGATTGGATTCAGGATGTGGTCGTCCCTACCGAGACGGTGGTAGAAATCAAAGATGACGGCACCAAGAAGGAAGTGGAGCGCAAGATCTTCCCCGGCTATGTGCTCATCAAAATGGTGATGAACGACGACAGCTGGTATGTGGTGCGCAACACCCGCGGCTGCACCGGCTTTGTAGGTCCGGAGAGCAAGCCTGTTCCCTTAACGGAGGAAGAGGTGCGCAAGCTGGGCGTGGAGAAGGTCACCGTAGAGGTGCACTACGCCGTAGGCGATCTGGTCAATGTGATCGACGGCCCGCTGGAGGGCTTCTCCGGCACTGTGGACGCCATCGACATTCCCAACAACAGCGCACAGGTCACCGTTTCCATGTTTGGGCGCGAAACATCAGTTGATTTTGAGCTTGACCAGCTTGAAAAGGTCAAAGACTAA
- the pstC gene encoding phosphate ABC transporter permease subunit PstC, with translation MTAKIKETAMRLVFALAAVLSVLAVIFICIFLFAGGAPAFRQIGVLPFLTGQNWRPLQNEFGIFPMIIGSIYVTAGAIVVGVPFGIGTAVFLARFCPAPLYRVLKPAVNLLAGIPSIVYGFFGLTVLVPAVQALFGTSGKGVLTASLVLGIMILPTIINVSESALRAVPNSYYEGALALGATKERAVLGTLLPAAKSGVSAGVILGIGRAIGEAMAVSMVAGNQPIIPKSLTDGVRTLTANIVLEMAYAADLHRQALIATGVVLFVFILIINLLFSILKQGGRLWKRN, from the coding sequence ATGACTGCAAAAATCAAAGAAACGGCCATGCGCCTGGTGTTTGCCCTGGCTGCGGTACTGTCCGTACTGGCCGTGATCTTTATCTGTATTTTTCTGTTTGCCGGGGGCGCGCCCGCCTTTCGCCAAATTGGGGTTTTGCCCTTTCTCACCGGGCAGAACTGGCGCCCGCTGCAAAACGAATTCGGTATCTTCCCTATGATCATAGGCAGCATTTATGTAACCGCCGGAGCCATTGTGGTGGGCGTGCCTTTTGGTATCGGCACCGCCGTGTTTTTGGCTCGATTTTGCCCTGCGCCCCTGTACCGGGTGCTGAAGCCTGCGGTCAATCTGCTGGCGGGTATCCCCTCCATTGTGTACGGCTTTTTTGGCCTGACGGTACTGGTGCCGGCAGTGCAGGCACTGTTCGGCACTTCCGGTAAAGGGGTGCTGACCGCCTCCCTGGTGCTGGGCATTATGATCCTGCCCACCATCATCAATGTGTCCGAGTCTGCCCTGCGAGCGGTGCCTAACAGCTACTACGAAGGGGCGCTGGCTCTGGGCGCCACCAAGGAGCGGGCTGTGCTGGGCACCCTGCTGCCGGCAGCCAAAAGCGGCGTCAGCGCCGGGGTGATCCTGGGGATCGGCCGGGCCATCGGCGAGGCCATGGCCGTTAGTATGGTGGCCGGTAATCAACCGATCATCCCCAAGAGCCTTACCGACGGCGTGCGCACCCTCACCGCCAACATTGTGCTGGAAATGGCCTATGCCGCCGATCTGCACCGCCAAGCGCTGATCGCCACCGGGGTGGTGCTGTTTGTCTTTATTCTCATTATCAACCTGCTGTTTTCCATTCTAAAGCAAGGAGGGCGCCTATGGAAGCGAAATTAA
- the rplL gene encoding 50S ribosomal protein L7/L12, with translation MATEKITAIVDSIAELSVLELKELKETIEETFGVTAAAVAVAAAPAEGGAAAADEKTEFDVVLTDVGANKIQVIKAVREATGLGLKEAKAIVDGAPATVKEAMPTADAEALKAKLTEVGATVELK, from the coding sequence ATGGCAACCGAGAAAATCACTGCTATTGTAGATTCCATCGCAGAACTGAGCGTTCTGGAGCTTAAAGAGCTCAAGGAAACAATCGAAGAGACCTTTGGCGTTACTGCTGCCGCAGTCGCCGTTGCAGCTGCTCCCGCTGAGGGTGGCGCCGCTGCTGCTGACGAGAAGACCGAGTTTGATGTTGTGCTGACCGATGTTGGCGCCAACAAGATTCAGGTGATCAAGGCCGTTCGTGAGGCTACCGGCCTGGGTCTGAAGGAAGCTAAGGCTATCGTTGACGGCGCTCCCGCTACCGTTAAGGAAGCAATGCCCACCGCTGACGCTGAGGCTTTGAAGGCTAAGCTGACTGAGGTTGGCGCTACCGTTGAGCTGAAATAA